The following are encoded in a window of Castanea sativa cultivar Marrone di Chiusa Pesio chromosome 5, ASM4071231v1 genomic DNA:
- the LOC142634299 gene encoding photosynthetic NDH subunit of subcomplex B 3, chloroplastic: MGTLQLSSYALSSFSTSLNFNYITNSHKTLKTSKHPRFSRGKIRAVAGTIPENEFQSTDPEEPPFVAFAFVSSVLLPDGTPDVHFRKARGGQKLRNIMLDSNIELYGPYARPLLNCAGGGTCATCMVEIIQGKELLTPRTDKEKEKLKKKPRNWRLACQLTVGKKDSRGLLVVQQLPEWKGHEWNYERISPEELASELELNFGSESS; the protein is encoded by the exons ATGGGTACCCTCCAACTGAGTTCATATGCTTTATCTTCTTTCTCAACCTCTTTAAACTTCAACTACATTACCAACTCTCataaaacactcaaaacctCTAAGCACCCCAGATTCTCTAGAGGGAAAATCAGAGCTGTTGCTGGCACAATCCCTGAAAATGAATTCCAATCCACAGACCCAGAGGAGCCACCTTTTGTggcttttgcttttgttagt tcTGTGTTACTACCAGATGGAACACCTGATGTACATTTTCGAAAAGCACGTGGTGGACAGAAACTTAGGAACATAATGTTGGATTCAAATATTGAGTTGTATGGACCGTAT GCTAGGCCTCTGCTAAATTGTGCTGGAGGTGGAACCTGTGCGACGTGTATGGTGGAG ATTATTCAAGGGAAGGAGCTTCTAACCCCTCGCACcgacaaagagaaggaaaaacttAAGAAG AAACCAAGAAATTGGAGACTTGCTTGTCAACTTACAGTGGGTAAAAAAGATTCTAGAGGACTG CTTGTTGTCCAACAACTGCCTGAATGGAAAGGGCATGAATGGAATTATGAAAGAATATCGCCTGAAGAATTAGCTTCAGAATTAGAGTTAAATTTTGGATCAGAGTCTTCCTAA
- the LOC142633803 gene encoding tRNase Z TRZ3, mitochondrial isoform X2 yields the protein MPLPQVSSLNLNLRLLFPLLSPFKPTSLSYLKPINHSSSLFTVLASSKRHRNVPPSHHLKPNLARRNTSTLSNRDQQKVAPMETTTEPQPSVGFNKRRAEGRDKNDKPHKNLQLKVRKLNPVNTISYVQILGTGMDTQDTSPSVLLFFDKQRFIFNAGEGLQRFCTEHKIKLSKIDHIFLSRVCSETAGGLPGLLLTLAGMGDEGMSVNVWGPSDLKYLVDAMKSFIPNAAMVHTRSFGPMLSSDTASMPDSSQFQEPIVLIDDEVVKISAILLQPSCSDGSPRLNEEPVMQNPSERGLDERMDPNGKAGSIMKPGDMSVIYVCELPEIKGKFDPAKAMSLGLKPGPKYRELQLGNSVKSDRQNIMVHPSDVMGPSVPGPIVLLVDCPTESHLQELLSIQSLSSYYVDALDNIPDSAKTVTCIIHLSPASVIRGSNYQRWMQRFGSAQHILAGHEIARIAARLNYLCPQFFPAPGFWSLQQLNYSAPESSASSEGSVPKLCESIAAKNLLKFTLRPYAHLGLDRSGIPNSATPTEIIDELVTEIPEIVDAAQCVSQFWHGSRETEETTSLQDKKVFVEEPWLNENSLPSCLENIRRDDLEIVLLGTGSSQPSKYRNVSSIFINLFTKGSLLLDCGEGTLGQLKRRYGVEGADDAVRHLRCIWISHIHADHHTGLARILALRRDLLQAVPHEPLVVVGPRQLKRYLDAYQRLEDLDMQFLDCKHTTAASLDAFEGFIKSNKDHSSPESPINAEDMTNKILDGSTGQNIDCTLFARGSQMQSYWKRPGSPVDNRMALPILKTLKKALSEAGLEALVSFPVVHCPQAFGVALKAAERINSIGKVIPGWKIVYSGDTRPCPELIEASRGATVLIHEATFEDGMVDEAIARNHSTTMEAIEVGDSAGAYRIILTHFSQRYPKIPIFDETHMHKTCIAFDMMSVNIADLPVLPKVLPYLKLLFKNEMIVDESEDIVDDAVEAVHVGS from the exons ATGCCATTGCCCCAAGTCTCAAGCCTCAACCTCAATCTCCGCCTCCTCTTCCCTCTTCTTTCTCCCTTTAAACCCACTTCTCTCTCCTACCTTAAACCCATCAaccattcttcttctctcttcacCGTTCTCGCCTCCTCTAAACGACACCGTAACGTTCCTCCTTCTCATCACCTCAAACCCAATCTTGCTCGCAGAAACACCAGCACTCTGAGCAACAGAGACCAACAAAAAGTGGCTCCAATGGAAACAACAACTGAGCCTCAGCCTTCTGTTGGGTTCAATAAGAGAAGGGCTGAAGGTAGAGACAAGAATGATAAACCCCACAAGAACTTGCAGTTGAAAGTGCGCAAGCTCAACCCTGTGAATACCATTTCTTATGTGCAG ATATTGGGGACAGGAATGGATACTCAGGATACATCACCTTCAGTCTTACTTTTCTTTGACAAGCAAAGATTTATTTTCAATGCTGGAGAG GGATTGCAAAGATTCTGCACAGAGCATAAGATTAAGTTATCAAAG ATAGATCACATATTTCTCTCTCGTGTCTGCTCAGAGACTGCGGGTGGTCTTCCAG GTTTACTATTGACTTTGGCTGGCATGGGAGACGAAGGAATGTCT GTCAATGTTTGGGGTCCATCAGATCTCAAGTATCTAGTTGATGCCATGAAGTCTTTCATCCCAAATGCTGCCATGGTTCACACTCGGAGCTTTGGGCCCATGTTAAGTTCTGATACTGCTTCTATGCCTGATTCAAGTCAGTTTCAAGAACCCATTGTTCTCATTGATGATGAGGTTGTCAAGATATCAGCCATTCTCCTACAACCAAGTTGCTCAGATGGGTCTCCACGCTTGAATGAAGAACCTGTCATGCAGAATCCTTCAGAAAGGGGTCTAGATGAGAGAATGGATCCAAATGGAAAAGCAGGGTCTATAATGAAGCCTGGTGATATGTCTGTGATATATGTCTGTGAATTGCCTGAGATTAAGGGGAAATTTGACCCAGCCAAAGCTATGTCTCTTGGCCTTAAACCTGGCCCAAAGTACCGGGAACTACAACTCGGAAATTCAGTGAAGTCAGATCGCCAAAATATCATG GTTCATCCAAGTGATGTAATGGGTCCTTCTGTTCCTGGGCCCATTGTACTCCTTGTTGACTGCCCCACAGAATCTCACTTGCAGGAGTTGTTGTCTATACAATCTCTCAGTAGTTACTATGTAGATGCCTTGGACAATATACCAGATAGTGCTAAGACTGTTACTTGTATCATTCATTTAAGTCCTGCATCTGTAATAAGAGGTTCAAATTATCAGAGATGGATGCAAAGATTTGGTTCAGCCCAACACATCCTAGCTGGGCATGAAAT TGCACGAATTGCAGCACGTCTCAATTACTTGTGCCCTCAGTTTTTCCCAGCTCCAGGTTTTTGGTCTCTTCAGCAGCTTAATTACTCAGCACCAGAGTCCAGTGCTTCAAGTGAG GGTTCAGTTCCAAAGCTGTGTGAAAGCATTGCTGCCAAAAATCTCCTCAAG TTCACTTTGCGTCCTTATGCTCACCTTGGGTTGGATAGATCTGGTATTCCAAATTCAGCGACTCCCACAGAAATCATTGATGAGTTAGTGACGGAGATTCCAGAGATTGTAGATGCTGCCCAATGTGTCAGTCAGTTCTGGCATGGGTCCAGAGAGACAGAGGAGACAACTTCCTTGcaagataaaaaagtttttgttgAAGAGCCATGGTTGAATGAGAATTCTCTTCCTAGCTGTttggagaatataagaagagaTGACTTAGAGATTGTTCTTCTTGGAACTGGTTCATCCCAGCCTTCAAAATACCGTAATGTTAGTTCAATCTTCATTAATCTTTTCACAAAAGGAAGTTTGCTCTTAGATTGTGGTGAAGGAACCCTAGGACAGCTGAAAAGGAG ATATGGTGTAGAGGGTGCAGACGATGCTGTGAGACATCTAAGGTGTATTTGGATTTCTCACATTCACGCTGATCACCACACGGGTTTGGCAAGAATACTTGCTCTGCGGCGTGATCTGTTACAGGCAGTGCCTCATGAACCATTAGTTGTTGTAGGCCCAAGGCAGCTTAAGAGATATTTAGATGCATACCAAAGACTTGAAGATTTAGATATGCAGTTCCTTGATTGTAAGCACACTACAGCAGCTTCATTGGATGCTTTTGAGGGTtttattaaatcaaataaagatCACTCTTCTCCAGAAAGTCCAATTAATGCTGAGGATATGaccaataaaattttagatGGCTCAACAGGACAGAATATTGATTGTACTCTGTTTGCCAGAGGATCCCAAATGCAGAGCTATTGGAAGAGACCAGGTAGTCCAGTTGATAATAGGATGGCTTTGCCAATCCTAAAGACCTTGAAGAAAGCACTAAGTGAAGCTGGTTTAGAGGCCTTGGTTAGTTTTCCCGTCGTGCACTGTCCACAGGCATTTGGTGTTGCATTGAAGGCAGCAGAGAGAATCAATAGCATTGGAAAAGTGATACCAGGGTGGAAGATTGTATACTCGGGCGATACCAGGCCCTGCCCAGAATTGATAGAAGCATCCCGTGGTGCAACAGTTCTTATACATGAG GCTACTTTTGAGGATGGTATGGTGGATGAGGCTATAGCAAGAAACCATAGCACAACAATGGAAGCAATCGAAGTTGGGGACTCTGCTGGTGCGTACCGCATTATACTTACCCACTTCAGCCAGAGATATCCAAAAATTCCTATATTTGATGAGACACACATGCATAAGACTTGCATTGCGTTTGACATGATGAGTGTTAATATAGCAGATTTGCCAGTACTTCCAAAGGTTCTTCCATACTTAAAACTgctttttaaaaatgagatgATAGTTGATGAGTCTGAGGATATTGTAGATGATGCTGTTGAGGCTGTACATGTAGGTTCATAA
- the LOC142633803 gene encoding tRNase Z TRZ3, mitochondrial isoform X1, which translates to MPLPQVSSLNLNLRLLFPLLSPFKPTSLSYLKPINHSSSLFTVLASSKRHRNVPPSHHLKPNLARRNTSTLSNRDQQKVAPMETTTEPQPSVGFNKRRAEGRDKNDKPHKNLQLKVRKLNPVNTISYVQILGTGMDTQDTSPSVLLFFDKQRFIFNAGEGLQRFCTEHKIKLSKIDHIFLSRVCSETAGGLPGLLLTLAGMGDEGMSVNVWGPSDLKYLVDAMKSFIPNAAMVHTRSFGPMLSSDTASMPDSSQFQEPIVLIDDEVVKISAILLQPSCSDGSPRLNEEPVMQNPSERGLDERMDPNGKAGSIMKPGDMSVIYVCELPEIKGKFDPAKAMSLGLKPGPKYRELQLGNSVKSDRQNIMVHPSDVMGPSVPGPIVLLVDCPTESHLQELLSIQSLSSYYVDALDNIPDSAKTVTCIIHLSPASVIRGSNYQRWMQRFGSAQHILAGHEMKNVAIPILKSSARIAARLNYLCPQFFPAPGFWSLQQLNYSAPESSASSEGSVPKLCESIAAKNLLKFTLRPYAHLGLDRSGIPNSATPTEIIDELVTEIPEIVDAAQCVSQFWHGSRETEETTSLQDKKVFVEEPWLNENSLPSCLENIRRDDLEIVLLGTGSSQPSKYRNVSSIFINLFTKGSLLLDCGEGTLGQLKRRYGVEGADDAVRHLRCIWISHIHADHHTGLARILALRRDLLQAVPHEPLVVVGPRQLKRYLDAYQRLEDLDMQFLDCKHTTAASLDAFEGFIKSNKDHSSPESPINAEDMTNKILDGSTGQNIDCTLFARGSQMQSYWKRPGSPVDNRMALPILKTLKKALSEAGLEALVSFPVVHCPQAFGVALKAAERINSIGKVIPGWKIVYSGDTRPCPELIEASRGATVLIHEATFEDGMVDEAIARNHSTTMEAIEVGDSAGAYRIILTHFSQRYPKIPIFDETHMHKTCIAFDMMSVNIADLPVLPKVLPYLKLLFKNEMIVDESEDIVDDAVEAVHVGS; encoded by the exons ATGCCATTGCCCCAAGTCTCAAGCCTCAACCTCAATCTCCGCCTCCTCTTCCCTCTTCTTTCTCCCTTTAAACCCACTTCTCTCTCCTACCTTAAACCCATCAaccattcttcttctctcttcacCGTTCTCGCCTCCTCTAAACGACACCGTAACGTTCCTCCTTCTCATCACCTCAAACCCAATCTTGCTCGCAGAAACACCAGCACTCTGAGCAACAGAGACCAACAAAAAGTGGCTCCAATGGAAACAACAACTGAGCCTCAGCCTTCTGTTGGGTTCAATAAGAGAAGGGCTGAAGGTAGAGACAAGAATGATAAACCCCACAAGAACTTGCAGTTGAAAGTGCGCAAGCTCAACCCTGTGAATACCATTTCTTATGTGCAG ATATTGGGGACAGGAATGGATACTCAGGATACATCACCTTCAGTCTTACTTTTCTTTGACAAGCAAAGATTTATTTTCAATGCTGGAGAG GGATTGCAAAGATTCTGCACAGAGCATAAGATTAAGTTATCAAAG ATAGATCACATATTTCTCTCTCGTGTCTGCTCAGAGACTGCGGGTGGTCTTCCAG GTTTACTATTGACTTTGGCTGGCATGGGAGACGAAGGAATGTCT GTCAATGTTTGGGGTCCATCAGATCTCAAGTATCTAGTTGATGCCATGAAGTCTTTCATCCCAAATGCTGCCATGGTTCACACTCGGAGCTTTGGGCCCATGTTAAGTTCTGATACTGCTTCTATGCCTGATTCAAGTCAGTTTCAAGAACCCATTGTTCTCATTGATGATGAGGTTGTCAAGATATCAGCCATTCTCCTACAACCAAGTTGCTCAGATGGGTCTCCACGCTTGAATGAAGAACCTGTCATGCAGAATCCTTCAGAAAGGGGTCTAGATGAGAGAATGGATCCAAATGGAAAAGCAGGGTCTATAATGAAGCCTGGTGATATGTCTGTGATATATGTCTGTGAATTGCCTGAGATTAAGGGGAAATTTGACCCAGCCAAAGCTATGTCTCTTGGCCTTAAACCTGGCCCAAAGTACCGGGAACTACAACTCGGAAATTCAGTGAAGTCAGATCGCCAAAATATCATG GTTCATCCAAGTGATGTAATGGGTCCTTCTGTTCCTGGGCCCATTGTACTCCTTGTTGACTGCCCCACAGAATCTCACTTGCAGGAGTTGTTGTCTATACAATCTCTCAGTAGTTACTATGTAGATGCCTTGGACAATATACCAGATAGTGCTAAGACTGTTACTTGTATCATTCATTTAAGTCCTGCATCTGTAATAAGAGGTTCAAATTATCAGAGATGGATGCAAAGATTTGGTTCAGCCCAACACATCCTAGCTGGGCATGAAAT GAAGAATGTGGCAATTCCAATTCTTAAATCAAGTGCACGAATTGCAGCACGTCTCAATTACTTGTGCCCTCAGTTTTTCCCAGCTCCAGGTTTTTGGTCTCTTCAGCAGCTTAATTACTCAGCACCAGAGTCCAGTGCTTCAAGTGAG GGTTCAGTTCCAAAGCTGTGTGAAAGCATTGCTGCCAAAAATCTCCTCAAG TTCACTTTGCGTCCTTATGCTCACCTTGGGTTGGATAGATCTGGTATTCCAAATTCAGCGACTCCCACAGAAATCATTGATGAGTTAGTGACGGAGATTCCAGAGATTGTAGATGCTGCCCAATGTGTCAGTCAGTTCTGGCATGGGTCCAGAGAGACAGAGGAGACAACTTCCTTGcaagataaaaaagtttttgttgAAGAGCCATGGTTGAATGAGAATTCTCTTCCTAGCTGTttggagaatataagaagagaTGACTTAGAGATTGTTCTTCTTGGAACTGGTTCATCCCAGCCTTCAAAATACCGTAATGTTAGTTCAATCTTCATTAATCTTTTCACAAAAGGAAGTTTGCTCTTAGATTGTGGTGAAGGAACCCTAGGACAGCTGAAAAGGAG ATATGGTGTAGAGGGTGCAGACGATGCTGTGAGACATCTAAGGTGTATTTGGATTTCTCACATTCACGCTGATCACCACACGGGTTTGGCAAGAATACTTGCTCTGCGGCGTGATCTGTTACAGGCAGTGCCTCATGAACCATTAGTTGTTGTAGGCCCAAGGCAGCTTAAGAGATATTTAGATGCATACCAAAGACTTGAAGATTTAGATATGCAGTTCCTTGATTGTAAGCACACTACAGCAGCTTCATTGGATGCTTTTGAGGGTtttattaaatcaaataaagatCACTCTTCTCCAGAAAGTCCAATTAATGCTGAGGATATGaccaataaaattttagatGGCTCAACAGGACAGAATATTGATTGTACTCTGTTTGCCAGAGGATCCCAAATGCAGAGCTATTGGAAGAGACCAGGTAGTCCAGTTGATAATAGGATGGCTTTGCCAATCCTAAAGACCTTGAAGAAAGCACTAAGTGAAGCTGGTTTAGAGGCCTTGGTTAGTTTTCCCGTCGTGCACTGTCCACAGGCATTTGGTGTTGCATTGAAGGCAGCAGAGAGAATCAATAGCATTGGAAAAGTGATACCAGGGTGGAAGATTGTATACTCGGGCGATACCAGGCCCTGCCCAGAATTGATAGAAGCATCCCGTGGTGCAACAGTTCTTATACATGAG GCTACTTTTGAGGATGGTATGGTGGATGAGGCTATAGCAAGAAACCATAGCACAACAATGGAAGCAATCGAAGTTGGGGACTCTGCTGGTGCGTACCGCATTATACTTACCCACTTCAGCCAGAGATATCCAAAAATTCCTATATTTGATGAGACACACATGCATAAGACTTGCATTGCGTTTGACATGATGAGTGTTAATATAGCAGATTTGCCAGTACTTCCAAAGGTTCTTCCATACTTAAAACTgctttttaaaaatgagatgATAGTTGATGAGTCTGAGGATATTGTAGATGATGCTGTTGAGGCTGTACATGTAGGTTCATAA